CCGGTGACGGGCGCCATGAGCGCCGGATTCAGCAAGGACGGAGCGTTCGCCCCCTTGGACGTGCTGGGAATCAACTACTCCCTGGGCGTGCACGACCATGTGCATAAAAACCTGTACCCGAACAAGCTCATCTACAGCTCGGAATCCGTATCCCACAGCGCCTCCCGCGGGGAATGGCAGGACAAAAAACACGTTTACAACAACTACGACAACCATTGGGTGGGCTGGGGGGACTCCCTCCGCAAAACCTGGAAATTCGTGGATACGCGGGAATGGGATGCAGGCACCTTCGTCTGGACCGGATTCGATTACCGCGGAGAACCCACCCCCGTCAACGCGTGGCCGGTCATCTCCTCCTACTTCGGCATCGTGGACACCTGCGGCTTTGCCAAGGACTCCTTCTATTTGATGCAGGCCCTTTGGACAGACAAGCCCATGGCGCACGTCTTCCCCCACTGGAATCTGGGTAAGGACATGATCGGCAAAAAAGTGAAAGTCGGCACCTACACCAACGGGGATGAAGCGGAACTCTTCCTGAACGGGAAGACTCTGGGGAAAAAGCCTGTGGACAAGTACATGCAGCTCTACTGGGATGATGTGGAATACCAGCCCGGAGAACTGAAAATGGTCGCCTACAAAAAAGGAAGGAAGCATGCCGAAGCCAAAGTAGTGACCACGGGCGAACCGGTCGCCCTTGGCCTGGAAGTGAAATTCGACAACTGGCAGCGCAAGAGCGCCCGGACCGGCGTTAGCGACGCCCTGCCCGTAACCGTCTTTGCCGTGGACTCCAAGGGTCGACGCGTTCCTACGGCCTCCAACAAGGTATCCTTCGCCGTCAAGGGGGGAAAAGTATTGGGTGTGGGCAATGGAGATCCACTTTGCCATGAACCGGACATCGCTACGGAACGTTCCCTGTACAATGGGCTGGCATCCGCCATCGTGGCTCCCGGGGATGAAGAAGGCGTGCTGGAAATAACCGCCTCTTCTCCCGGCCTCAAGCCCTATTCCCTGAAGCTTTCCATCCGCAAGGGGAACGGCTTCATCCAGTATCCCACAATTGACGGCAGCATCGTGCTGACGGACTGGCGCATCTCGGAAATCACGGACAAGCCGCAGAATCCCAACCGCCCCATTGCGGACGGCGACATGAACACCTGGCAGCCCATTGCCGTAGGCAGCGGTCCCCAGCCCCAGTGGGACCAGAAGCAGGGCTGGGCTACCTACCGCGCCCTGTTTGACATGCCCAACGGCAACAACTGGGAGCTGGTGCTGGAAGGCGTCAAAGGAAACGCCCAAGTCTTCGTGAACGGCCAGGAAGTCGCCAAAAAGGACAATCCCGCCTCCGGCACGGTCAAGGCCCCAGTCAAAGCCCCTGCCGGGTCCAAGGTAACCGTTTCTGTCCAGATGAAGAGCAGCGAAGCCAAAGCCGGCCTGACGGGAACCGCCAAACTGGTTCAGAAAAAGTAATATCTTTCAGAAATCCGTCCCGCTTCCAGGGCCGCTCCGTTTTCCCGGGGCGGCCTTTTCATATATCCGGAAAATCAGGTTTCATGGAGTTGCCTTGCAGTGACTGGAAAAAATATATTATCAATAATAAGCTTCCGTGATCCAGCAGGAAGGCCCCCATTCGGAAGGTCCGCAATACGAGATGGCTACTTTCTCCACTATTCCACTCCAGAAGGGTTACAATATGAATCCCATTCCATCCGGCCTCACCAGGGAGGAAGAAAAAACGTCCTGGGAGTTCAAGCCAGCTGCTGGAGTGAATACATGACCACGCTGGCCAAGTGGCAATATATGGTTTTCTCCCGCATGTTCGCCATGGCGGAACTGGGCTGGACGCCTGCGGAACGCAGGGACTTTACGGACTTCAAGGAACGCCTGGACAAACACAAGCCTTTCCTGGATGCCCTGAAGATCAACTACCGGACGGACTTCGGAGAACCGGCGCAGCCGGATGCCAAAATGATCCGCGAGTAAACGGAACCCCAGAAAAATCACGGACGCCGCGCCGTACCGCGAGCGCCGGAGTTCAGTCTTGCCCTTCCCTGAAAAAGCGCCTATCATAACCCCGTTATGCCAATAGCCACACCAGAACAATACATCACCATGCTTGAAACGGCCAAGAAGGAAGGCTACGCCTACCCTGCCGTTAACGTAACCACGATTGAAGTGATCAACGGCGCCCTCCGCGCCTTCTCCGAAGCCAAGAGCGACGGCATCATCCAGGTTTCCATCGGCGGCGGCAAATTCGCCTCCGGCACCTCCGTCGGCAGCTCCGCCATCGGCGCCATTGTTCTGGCGGAAGCCACCCGCCGCCTGGCTGAAGAGCACAAGGTGCTCGTAGGCTTGCACACGGACCACTGCCAGCCCGAACACGTGGATACCTTCCTGCGCCCCCTCCTGGCCGAATCCCGCCGCCGCGTGGAACGGGGTGAAGCTCCCCTTTTCAACTCCCACATGCTGGATGCCTCCACCCTGCCCATGGCCGAAAACCTCAAGCTTTCCCAAGAACTGCTGAAGGAATGCGCCGAACTGGGCATCGTCCTTGAAATTGAAATCGGCGTCGTGGGCGGTGAAGAAGACGGCGTGGACAATTCCGGCCACCCGGCCGACAAGCTTTACACGTCCCCGGAAGACATGCTGATGACCTACGAAGCCCTGGCTCCGATCGGTAAATTCATGCTTGCGGCCACCTTCGGCAACGTTCACGGCGTCTACAAGCCCGGCCACGTCAAGCTGAAGCCCAGCATCCTGCGCGACGGTCAGGACGCCGTAGCCGCCAAGCACGGCGAAGAGGCACGCATGCCCCTCGTCTTCCACGGCGGTTCCGGTTCCGAACTGTCCGACATCCGTGAAGCCGTCTCCTACGGCGTGGTGAAGATGAACATCGACACCGATACACAGTATGCCTTCACGCGCCCGATCGTCACCCACATTTGTGAGCACATCAACGGAGTGCTCAAGATTGACGGTGAAGTCGGCAACAAGAAGGACTACGATCCACGCTCCTATCTCGCCAAGGGTGAAAAGGGCGTTGCCGCCCGTCTCCAGGAAGCCGCAGACAACCTCATGTCCGCCGGCAAGACCCTCTTCGGCAAGATCTAATAGTACCTGAAAGGTGCTTGTACAAAACCCGGCCTCCCGAAAGGGGCCGGGTTTTCTCTTTTGTTCTTCACATCGGAAGAAGCAAAAGTTAGACTGTCAGGCTCAGACACTTCAGCAAGCATGGCCATTCTCCCTCTCCTGCAAAAGCTCTCTTTCCATGTTCCCGGACTCTCTGAAAAAAAGCGGAAAAACATGGAACGCAGGCTGGCATTCCATGAATGGACCAAGGGGTTCCGCCGCTTTTTCAGACGCCCGTTCGTCTTTCTTTTCGGTTCCCCGTTTCATTCTAATCTGGGGGCTCAGGCGCAGACGGAATGCATTATTGCCTGGATCAGGAAAAATCTGCCCCGGCACGAAATATTCATTGCCACCTACATGAATACCTCCCCGAGGCTTCTGAAGATGATACGCAGGCATATCCGGAAAAATGACATCCTGCTGTGCCACAGCGGCTACCATATGACGGACCTGTACAATGAACAGAGCCACTATCTCCGCATCGCCCAGCTCTTCCCCGACCATCCTCTGACCATTCTGCCCCAGACTATTCATTATCAAGATGATTCCCATGCACAAGCCACGGCGGACATTCTCAACTCCCATCCCGACTGCACCCTCCTTTGCCGGGATGAGCATTCCTATGAAACAGCCAGGGCATTATTCAATAAATGCCGCCTTTTTCTTTATCCGGACATCGTAACCTCCCTCATCGGCAACATCAAGCTGCCTGAATATTCTCGGAAGGGCGTCCTCTTCTGCATGAGAAATGACAAGGAAGCCTTCCACCGGCCGGAAGCCATTGAACAGCTCCGCCGGAAACTGGAAGAGTTTATCACAACGGAGCAAACGGACACTACCGTCGATATTCCTCCCGGCGAAGTCATTGCGGACAGAAAGAAAATACTCCATTCCACCTTTGATTATTTCTCCCGCTTCCAGGCTGTCGTCACGGACCGCTACCACGGGACCATCTTCTCCCTGATCGGTAACACCCCCGTCATTGTCCTCAATTCCAGCGACCATAAACTCGCCTCCGGCGTCCAATGGTTCCCCGAATCTTTCAGCCGGCACGTCTATTTTGCCGAAACGCTGGACCAGGTACCCGGGTATGTGCAGCATATTGTTGACCAACCGCCCAAGGAGCCTCTTCCGCCTTATTTTTCCACGGAATATTACGACCACCTCCTTGAGAAACTTCATTTTCCCCATACATGATCGACATTTGCCCCACAACCGACTGTACGGGATGCTCCGCATGCTTTTCCATCTGTCCCAGGCATGCTGTTACCCTGATCCCGGACCAGGAAGGATTTCTGCATCCTCAGATTGACCAGGACCTCTGCATTGACCGCGACCTGTGCCGGAAGGCCTGCCCGGCCCGGCAAACGCCGTCCCGTAAAGACAGGCTCCCGGAAGAACTGTTTTTTGCGGCCTATCACCGGGATGAAGACATACGCATGGCATCCTCCTCCGGAGGCGCCTTTTCCGCGCTGGCTTCATGGATGCTGAAACAGGGAGGATACGTTTGCGCCGCATCCTATGACGACGATTTCAAGGGAGTACACCACGTCATCATCCGCTCGGAGGAAGAGCTGCCCAGGCTGCGAACATCCAAATACACGCAAAGCAGAACCGGAACCTGCTTCCGGGACATCCTCCGGCTCCTGAAGCAGGGGGAAAAGGTCCTGTTTGCCGGAACTCCGTGCCAGACGGCGGGGCTGCATCTCTTCCTCAGAAAAGAATATGACAAACTGCTGACCGTGGACATCGTCTGCCACGGAGTTCCATCTCCCGTCATTTTTGCGGACTACATCAGCTACCTTGAACGCAAGTACAAATCCCCGGTCAAAAATTACAATTTCCGTGACAAGAAATGGAGCTGGTACCATTTCAATACAAAAGCTGAATTTAAAAACCGCAAGGCCGTTTATCGGGGTACATGGGAGGAGGACACGTTCATGCGCGGGTTCCTGAGGGACTACTTCCTGAGGGAAAGCTGCTATACCTGCAAATACAGCAAGCACGAACGCTACGCCGACATTACCTTGAGCGATTTTTGGGGTTATGACGCCTCCGACGGAGGCTTTCCCAATGACGACAAGGGGATTTCCATGTGCATGTGCAACACGGTATCAGGCAGGGATGCTTTCGAGTCGGCCAAATCCTCTCTCATTTGGTGTACGCGTCCACGGAAAATGAGCCTCACGAACGGAGGGTTCTTCCCCAGACTGGCTACTCTGAAAGAAAGGCAGGCTTTCCTGGAGGAATACCGCCGTATCGGATTCGACCGGGCTGTGCCAAAGTACATGTATCCCGAGCCCGTACCCGATGATCTGAAAGTCCTGTATTTCTGGGGCCGTGGGAGCCGTGCCTTGAAACGCTCCAGGAAATTGCTGCGCCTTGTGAGAAAAATACAGCGCTTCTTCCGGGGTTCTAAAAAACAGGCATAGACCGGAAACCCCAAGCCCTCCGCATCCTGAATGCTGTTCCCTAAAAGGAACGGCAAAAATGCCGATTCACCGTAGATTTGCAGTTCCGGCGTCCGGAGCCCCCGTATATTGGACCGGAAAACTTCCGGAGGCAACGAAAGGCAAGCTCCTCACTCAATCCTGCAACCCTCCACTTCTAGTTCCCTGCCTTGCGGGATTCCCGGACGCGGTCGTTGGCGTTCAGGATGCGCTTGCGCAGGCGGATGAAATGAGGCGTGGCCTCTACCAGTTCATCCGCTTCAATGTATTCAATGGCGCGTTCCAGGGAGAAGTTGACGGGAGGTGAAAGCTGGATGCCGTCCCCCTTCGTGGCGGAACGGATGTTGTTCAAATGCTTTTCCTTGCACGGATTCACGGGCATGTCCATCTGGCGCGGGTTTTCACCCACGATCTGCCCTTCGTAAATGTCCTCCTGCGGTCCCACGAACAGGCGCCCGCGCTCTTCCAGGGCGGCCAGGGCGAAGGGGGTGGAAACTCCCGTTTCCATGGAAACAAGCGTGCCCGTGGTGCGCGTGGTGATTTCCCCGGCGTAGGGGCCGTAATCCCGGAACAAGTGGGAGAAAATGCCGTGGCCGGACGTCAGGTTCACCAGCTCGAATTCAAACCCGATGATGCCGCGGGTGGGGATGTACGCCTGGATGAAGGTATGACCCGTGCCCTCCTTGCATACCATGTCTTCCATCTGTCCCTTGCGGGCGTTCAGGAGCTTCATGACGCCGTTGGAATATTCGTCCGGCACTTCCACGTAAATCGTCTCGTACGGCTCCGTCAGGCGGTCGTTCTCATCCCTTTTCATGATCACGGTGGGACGGGAAACGCACAGCTCGTAATTTTCACGGCGCATGGTTTCCACAAGCACGGCAATCTGCATGGCCCCGCGGGCGGAAACGGAGAACACGCCGGCCTTGTCCGTATCCTCCACCTGGATGGAAATATTCGTACGCATCTCCCGCATCAGGCGGTCGCGAATCACGCGGGAAGTAACGTTCTTGCCGTCACGGCCGCCAAAGGGGCCGTTGTTGATGGAAAATTCCATGGAGATCGTAGGCGGATCAATCGCCACGAATGGCAGGGCTTCCGTCTCCTGGGAACCGCCGAGGGTTTCACCGATGTTTACGTTCTCAAACCCCGCCACGCCCACAATATTGCCCGCCACGCCCACGGCGGAATCCGTAGTGCCCAGTCCGGAATATTCAAACATGCGGGTGACCTTGCCGGAAACACAGGTTCCTCCGCTCTGGTGGAGCCAGACGGTGTCTCCCTTCTTTACGGAACCGGAAGTGATACGGCCAATGGCGACGCGGCCCACGTAATCATCCCAGTCAATATTGGAAACGAGCATCTTGAACTCCCCTTCCGGGTCGGCGTCCTTCGGTGCCGGGATATGTTCCACAATCTTGAACAGGAGGGGCGTGCAGTCCACGGGAGGTTCCCCTTCCATGGAATTCATGAAATAGCCGTCGCGGGCGGAGCCGTACACGAAGGGGGCTTCAAACTGTTCGTCCGTAGCGCCCAGCTCCAGGAACAGTTCCAGCACCTGGTCATGCACGGCGGCGGGATCGGCGTGCGGACGGTCGATCTTGTTAATCACCACGATAGGCATCAATCCTTCCTGGAGAGCCTTGCGAAGCACGAAGCGCGTCTGGGCCTGCGGCCCTTCAAAAGCATCCACCACCAGAAGAACGCCGTCCACCATCTTCATCACGCGTTCTACTTCACCGCCGAAATCGGCATGTCCAGGAGTATCAACGATGTTGATGGTGTATCCGTTCCAGAGGATGGAAGTGTTCTTCGCCTTGATCGTGATGCCTTTTTCACGTTCCAGATCCATGGAATCCATGGCGCGTTCCTGCACGGCCTGGTTGGCCCGGTAGGCGCCGCCCGCCTGCAGAAGTTGGTCAACCAGGGTGGTTTTCCCATGGTCAACGTGAGCGATGATGGCGAGATTGCGGAACTTGGAAGGATCTGACATTTCGCGCGAGAGCTAAAGGCACGGGAAAATAAATGTCAAGCCTGCTCCACGAATACCGTCATAATAATTCCACGCGCGCGAGGCTTCCACGAAGTGCCGTGATTGACGGAACTTTTCCCTCACGCGTGAATTTATAGCTTTCCCCGGCGGGCAAATGCGGCTATCCTGCTCCGGCACAAACAATTTCCTAATTTTAAACGACAATGAAGATTTGGTTAGACGGCAAGCTAGTGGAACAGGAGGAAGCCAAGACCTCCGTGTTTGATCATGGCACACTTTACGGCGACGGTATTTTTGAGGGCATCCGCTTTTATAACAGGCGCGTTTTCCGGCTGGAAGATCACATGGACCGCCTGTTCAACTGTGCCCATTACTTGCTGCTGGACATGCCCTACAGCAAGGAGGAACTGTCCAAAGCCGTTTGCGAAACCGCGGCGGCCTCCGGCCTGGACGACGGCTATATTCGCCTGGTAGTCACGCGCGGCATCGGCAACCTGGGGCTCAATCCTTTCAACTGCAAGCGTTCCTGCGTTTATATCATCGCGGATAAAATATCCCTGTACGATCCGGCAGTTTATGAAAACGGCCTGTCCCTGATCACCAGTTCCATCCGCCGCAATCGTCCGGACACCATTTGCCCGCAGGTGAAATCCCTCAATTACCTCAACAATATCCTGGCCAAGGTGGAAGCCGTGCGTCAGGGAGCGGCGGAAGCCCTGATGCTGAACGACCAGGGCAACGTGGCGGAATGCACGGGGGACAACATCTTCATCGTGAAGGACGGTACCGTTTATACGCCCCCGGTGACGGACGGTGCGCTGGACGGCATCACCCGCCGCGTGGTTCTGGAAATTTGCCGTGAACAGCAAATCCCGGCGGAAGAAAAAACCATGAACCGCTTCACGGTTACGTGCGCGGACGAATGCTTCCTGACCGGAACGGCCGCAGAATGCGTTCCCGTCACCAAATTGGACAGCTACGAGCTGGGTTCCGGCAAAATCGGCCCCGTGACCGCCCGCATTCTGGCGCGCTTCCAGGAACTGACCCAGCACACGGGCACGGAATTTTAATTCCGTTTCCTTTTCAACCGTAAAGCCGCTCTTCTTTCCGGGAAGAGCGGCTTTTTCTTTCAGGAGGATTCCTTAAAAGTTAATCCTGAATGAGAGGGGAGGAACTGTTCCAACCCCTTACATCGGAATATGAAAAAACAGGCTTATTACTTCTTCGGCAGACCGGTTTCCGGGTCAAACTGCTTGGCCTGCTCCATGTGTTCCTTGGTCTGGTAAAAACGCACGTAGTCAATCAGGAACTCAACCGGATATCCCGTGCCGTCCTGGGGAGCTTTTTCACACCAGTTGCCGCCTACGGCGGAATTGAGGATCAGGTAAAAGGGCGTCCGGAAGGGATTGCCCGCCCCATTCGCGTAATTTGTGGTATTCAGGTCGATGGACTTTACCAGCTTGTCGTCCACCATCAGCTTGATGCTGTCCTTATCCCACTCCATGACGTAGATATGGAAATGGTCGGAAAGATTGTTGATCTTCACCGTGCCGCCGCGTGAGGCGTCTTTCTTGGAGACGCCGTCCGGGCTCAGATGGAAGGTGGAATAAACCACGTCCGGCTGCTGGGAAATATTTTCCATCATGTCAATTTCCCCGTTGGTGGGCCATCCCCACTTGTTCTTGCCCAGCAGCCAGATGGCGGGCCAGATGCCCTTGGCCTTGTTGGGAAGTTTGGCGCGGACTTCCAGTCTGCCGAACAGGAAAGTCTTCGTTTTAAGCGTGCTGACGGAGCCGGAAGTATAAGGCATGAATTTGGTGTTTTTAATCCATTCCGCGTTGCTTTTCTTGTAATTGATGTTGGCAAATTTCTCAAAATGGGTCTCCAACACCAGATTGCCGTCTTTCACGCGCAAATTCTTCGGGCGTGCGGTATATGTCTGCTGGGAACCTTGGTTGCGGACAACACCCAGTTCCGGCTGCCATTTCTTGGGGTTGACCTTGGTGCCGTTGAACTCGTCGCCCCACACGTACACCCAGCCGCCCGGCAGGGTCTTGGGAGGATTGACGTTTTCTCCCTTTCCGGACGTGCACAGACACGCCGCCAGCAATACGGCAAACAGGCCTTTCTTCATCATATGGACCAATACTGTACTTGAAGGGTCCGCCTTTCAATCAAAATCCAGCCCATGCATGCTTGCCATTGAAAATTCCGGAGCGAGCCTGTTCAGGCCCTGGTAAAAATTTAAGGAGAAATGGCCTCCTGCCTGTGTTATATTCCATCCATGAATACAAATTTTCCGGAGAAATGCTCGGCGATGCTCCATCAAACGCCCCTGGGGCCGGTCGGCATCGTGGAAAACGGAACGGCCATCACGCATATCTTTTGGGGACACATGGTGCGGCCGGAGCAACTGCGATGGAAGGATACTCCCCTGCTGAAAGATGCCGCCGGACAGCTTGACGAATATTTCCGGGGAGTCCGCCGCATTTTTGACCTGCCGCTCGCTCCGCAGGGCACTCCCTTTGAAGAAGCCGTCTGGCAGGCTCTTCTGACCATTCCCTACGGGGAGACGAGAAGCTATGCCGACATCGCCCGGCAAACGGGCAGGCCGTCTGCCTGCCGCCCCGTAGGCCGAGCCAATGGGCACAACCCCATAAGCATTATTATTCCCTGCCACAGGGTCATTGGCGCCAACAAAAAATTGACTGGGTATACAGGAGGGTTGTCCATCAAACAATACTTGCTTGAACTGGAACAGGGGGCGACATCTTCCTTCCTGCCCCTGCCGGAAGAGCAACACATGTCCCGGGACCTTTCCTCCACCTGTTAAGACGGGAAAACTGGAAAAAGCCTATTCCTGCGGAGCTTCCTCCTGATTCTCCTGGTTTTCCTGATTCTCAAGGGATTTCAGGGCGTCCTTGGGCGACTCAATGCCCAGCCACTGCAAAGGAAGGAGTTCTCCGGTAACCTTGTAATGCTTGTAAGTCAGCCCAGCGAACAGCGCCAGGAAAAACATCAGAACGGCATACAAAGCCATCCACATGTAATTTTTCCGGGCCGTGCGGGTAGCCTGGTCCGCAAGCTGCTGCAAATTCTGCATGGCGGGAGAAATAGATTCTTCCTTACTGTTCTCTCGGTCCGTTTCGGAGACCGGGAGGGAAACCGGTTCTTCAGAGAACTTCAAATGCACCTCTCCCAAAATAATATCGTCCCCTTCATACAGGGCGGCAGGCCCCATGGGAGTCAGGCCGTTGATTTTGACGCCGTTGGTGGAACCCAGGTCTTCGATGACATAACCGCCGTCCTTGTACTGGAGCAACGCATGTTCTCCTGATACGGAAGGAGAGGGAATGGCAATTTCACAATGTTCATCCCGACCGATGCGAGCGAAATATTCGCCGTTTTTCGGGAGAACAATGGTTTTCTCGGAACCGTCAGGCAGCAGAATGGAAAGGCGGGGCATGATTTACAGCTGATGATGCCATGCCGGCACTTCTTTTCAATCCAAAAGACCGTTTGCACGCATTCCATTGGAAAAAGCCGCACCAATGCCATCTATTGACACCTCTGATTGATAGTGATTTAATAACTCGTGCCTTCTCTCTCCCCTTCTTTTACAGGCTACAATCTGGCCACAGCCGTCAAAAGCGTTTTCCGCAAATACGCACGCTTTTCAGGCCGCGCCACCTTGTCCGAATTCTGGTACTGGACATTGGGACAAACGGTGATTTTCATTCTCTTGTGGATGCTCAGCCTGGCATTTATGCTGAACCTTTTTATTTTCAATGATCCCCAGCAGATGCCGCCCTCCAGGGTTTTCAACCATGTTCTGGCAGGAGAAAGCCCGGTGCTGTTATGGGCGCTCTTCACGCTGCTCCCTTCTCTGGCCGTGGGATGCAGACGCCTGCATGATACCAATAAAAGCGGCGCGCTTCTTCTGCTGAACCTCATTCCGCTGGCGGGCCCCATCCTTCTCATCATCTTTTTTTGCGAGGACAGCCAGCGGGAAACAAACCAATACGGCCCTTCGGAAAAATATCCGGAAGGCAGCGATCGGGCCGGTCTTATTCCTCCCGGACGTATTCCACCCCCCTAGGTGGCATGAATCCCATGCCGTGGAAACGGACGTACAGTCCTGCACTTGTCTTGCTTTCGGGCCAAAAATGCCTAAGATCAAGCCATGTTTGTTGACAACATCCGCATATTTGCCAAGGCAGGAAAGGGAGGAAACGGGCTGGTCAGCTTCCGCAGGGCCAAATTCGTGCCCAAGGGCGGCCCGGACGGCGGGGACGGCGGCGATGGCGGTAGCGTCATTCTGGAAGTGGACCCACACACGAATGACCTGCGTTCCTTTTTCTACGATCCCAAGCTGATCGCTACGGACGGCGTAGGCGGCCAGGGAGCTAAAAAACACGGCAAAAACGGGAAATCCGTCATCGGGAAAGTTCCGCCCGGCACCATCATCTACCGCAGCAATGCCTCTTCCATGTCGGAAGCCACGTGGCTGGAGCGGGAAGGCGACGGCATTGAACTGGAAAAAATCGCGGACCTGACGGAAATAGGAACCCGGTTCACGCTGTGCCAGGGCGGCATCGGCGGCAAAGGCAACTGGCACTTCCGTTCCGCCACCAACCAAGCCCCCACGGAAGCGGAACTGGGCAGGGAAGGGGAGGAAGGCGTCTTTTTCATGGAACTGCGCCGCAT
This genomic stretch from Akkermansia biwaensis harbors:
- the galA gene encoding beta-galactosidase GalA, with translation MKKTFFLFLCLAFAGSSSAQRVDQQVMGESPREVYQIDKGWKFYRGHLDQPKPKGHHWVYKSVKAGAGRGPAAFQYDDGGWRTVDLPHDYVVEGTFTQNPELVSHGFLDRPEGWYRRKFRLPAEARGKTIWLYFDGVFGQSQVWVNGQELRKSDNGYIGFRVDISDVAHYGDRPNVISVKCDPGEAQGWWYEGGGIYRHVWLTIADPVHVAPYGVYISADKKKGGKWQASIETAIENESESDARVKVVNTILDKKGKPVAVTTRDVDAKSGETTKIQQFLAIPENRVEPWDLNSPNLYGIRTELFVDGKKVDSHGDHFGFRTLEFNPQKGFFLNGKPVKFKGVCMHQDHAGVGVALPDAIHSFRITRLKQFGVNAYRCSHNPPAPEILDACDRQGMLVLNENRFFNSGEDYLRQLDEQVRRDRNHPSVMMWSTFNEEDWQGDERGVKLVKRMKRIIDAGDHFARRPVTGAMSAGFSKDGAFAPLDVLGINYSLGVHDHVHKNLYPNKLIYSSESVSHSASRGEWQDKKHVYNNYDNHWVGWGDSLRKTWKFVDTREWDAGTFVWTGFDYRGEPTPVNAWPVISSYFGIVDTCGFAKDSFYLMQALWTDKPMAHVFPHWNLGKDMIGKKVKVGTYTNGDEAELFLNGKTLGKKPVDKYMQLYWDDVEYQPGELKMVAYKKGRKHAEAKVVTTGEPVALGLEVKFDNWQRKSARTGVSDALPVTVFAVDSKGRRVPTASNKVSFAVKGGKVLGVGNGDPLCHEPDIATERSLYNGLASAIVAPGDEEGVLEITASSPGLKPYSLKLSIRKGNGFIQYPTIDGSIVLTDWRISEITDKPQNPNRPIADGDMNTWQPIAVGSGPQPQWDQKQGWATYRALFDMPNGNNWELVLEGVKGNAQVFVNGQEVAKKDNPASGTVKAPVKAPAGSKVTVSVQMKSSEAKAGLTGTAKLVQKK
- a CDS encoding family 20 glycosylhydrolase, with product MTGKNILSIISFRDPAGRPPFGRSAIRDGYFLHYSTPEGLQYESHSIRPHQGGRKNVLGVQASCWSEYMTTLAKWQYMVFSRMFAMAELGWTPAERRDFTDFKERLDKHKPFLDALKINYRTDFGEPAQPDAKMIRE
- the fbaA gene encoding class II fructose-bisphosphate aldolase; this translates as MPIATPEQYITMLETAKKEGYAYPAVNVTTIEVINGALRAFSEAKSDGIIQVSIGGGKFASGTSVGSSAIGAIVLAEATRRLAEEHKVLVGLHTDHCQPEHVDTFLRPLLAESRRRVERGEAPLFNSHMLDASTLPMAENLKLSQELLKECAELGIVLEIEIGVVGGEEDGVDNSGHPADKLYTSPEDMLMTYEALAPIGKFMLAATFGNVHGVYKPGHVKLKPSILRDGQDAVAAKHGEEARMPLVFHGGSGSELSDIREAVSYGVVKMNIDTDTQYAFTRPIVTHICEHINGVLKIDGEVGNKKDYDPRSYLAKGEKGVAARLQEAADNLMSAGKTLFGKI
- a CDS encoding polysaccharide pyruvyl transferase family protein → MERRLAFHEWTKGFRRFFRRPFVFLFGSPFHSNLGAQAQTECIIAWIRKNLPRHEIFIATYMNTSPRLLKMIRRHIRKNDILLCHSGYHMTDLYNEQSHYLRIAQLFPDHPLTILPQTIHYQDDSHAQATADILNSHPDCTLLCRDEHSYETARALFNKCRLFLYPDIVTSLIGNIKLPEYSRKGVLFCMRNDKEAFHRPEAIEQLRRKLEEFITTEQTDTTVDIPPGEVIADRKKILHSTFDYFSRFQAVVTDRYHGTIFSLIGNTPVIVLNSSDHKLASGVQWFPESFSRHVYFAETLDQVPGYVQHIVDQPPKEPLPPYFSTEYYDHLLEKLHFPHT
- a CDS encoding Coenzyme F420 hydrogenase/dehydrogenase, beta subunit C-terminal domain encodes the protein MIDICPTTDCTGCSACFSICPRHAVTLIPDQEGFLHPQIDQDLCIDRDLCRKACPARQTPSRKDRLPEELFFAAYHRDEDIRMASSSGGAFSALASWMLKQGGYVCAASYDDDFKGVHHVIIRSEEELPRLRTSKYTQSRTGTCFRDILRLLKQGEKVLFAGTPCQTAGLHLFLRKEYDKLLTVDIVCHGVPSPVIFADYISYLERKYKSPVKNYNFRDKKWSWYHFNTKAEFKNRKAVYRGTWEEDTFMRGFLRDYFLRESCYTCKYSKHERYADITLSDFWGYDASDGGFPNDDKGISMCMCNTVSGRDAFESAKSSLIWCTRPRKMSLTNGGFFPRLATLKERQAFLEEYRRIGFDRAVPKYMYPEPVPDDLKVLYFWGRGSRALKRSRKLLRLVRKIQRFFRGSKKQA
- the typA gene encoding translational GTPase TypA — translated: MSDPSKFRNLAIIAHVDHGKTTLVDQLLQAGGAYRANQAVQERAMDSMDLEREKGITIKAKNTSILWNGYTINIVDTPGHADFGGEVERVMKMVDGVLLVVDAFEGPQAQTRFVLRKALQEGLMPIVVINKIDRPHADPAAVHDQVLELFLELGATDEQFEAPFVYGSARDGYFMNSMEGEPPVDCTPLLFKIVEHIPAPKDADPEGEFKMLVSNIDWDDYVGRVAIGRITSGSVKKGDTVWLHQSGGTCVSGKVTRMFEYSGLGTTDSAVGVAGNIVGVAGFENVNIGETLGGSQETEALPFVAIDPPTISMEFSINNGPFGGRDGKNVTSRVIRDRLMREMRTNISIQVEDTDKAGVFSVSARGAMQIAVLVETMRRENYELCVSRPTVIMKRDENDRLTEPYETIYVEVPDEYSNGVMKLLNARKGQMEDMVCKEGTGHTFIQAYIPTRGIIGFEFELVNLTSGHGIFSHLFRDYGPYAGEITTRTTGTLVSMETGVSTPFALAALEERGRLFVGPQEDIYEGQIVGENPRQMDMPVNPCKEKHLNNIRSATKGDGIQLSPPVNFSLERAIEYIEADELVEATPHFIRLRKRILNANDRVRESRKAGN
- the ilvE gene encoding branched-chain-amino-acid transaminase; the encoded protein is MKIWLDGKLVEQEEAKTSVFDHGTLYGDGIFEGIRFYNRRVFRLEDHMDRLFNCAHYLLLDMPYSKEELSKAVCETAAASGLDDGYIRLVVTRGIGNLGLNPFNCKRSCVYIIADKISLYDPAVYENGLSLITSSIRRNRPDTICPQVKSLNYLNNILAKVEAVRQGAAEALMLNDQGNVAECTGDNIFIVKDGTVYTPPVTDGALDGITRRVVLEICREQQIPAEEKTMNRFTVTCADECFLTGTAAECVPVTKLDSYELGSGKIGPVTARILARFQELTQHTGTEF